Part of the Clostridia bacterium genome, GATTTCACGCCGGAAACGGCTACCGTCGCGAGCACAACGCGTGTGTATGAGTCAAATCCCGTCATATCCGCATAGATATACTCCGTTTCGGAAGCATTTACAGCCGGAACGCCGGCAAATACGCTCATTAAAAGCATCGAGCATAATATAATCGCAAAAAAACTTTTCAATTTCATATCACTCTACCTCCCTACGCGCAAGCGCAAATATAATGCCATTTCAATTATATCGTCGTCCCTGCGCAATTTCTTGTCATTCTGTGATTTTTTTACGAATGCGTGATATTTTGCGCGCGTTTTTGCGCCGATTTATCGCTATAATATGTTGACTTGACGAACGCGTTATGATATTATTATTATGAAGCAGATTCAGGATACAGGCAGGAACCGGAGGAAGCGATGAGGAAAACGACTGCGTTCATAATTGTCATAGCGTTGATATTCTCCGTCTTGGCAGGGACTGTCTTCTTCGCGTCCGCCGCTCCGTTGGATGAAGCGATGGCGGCGGCGAAGCCGGAGCTTTACGGACTTTACACGCCGCAGAGCGCGGGTCTGCTTCGCGACGCTTATGATAGGGCAGCAGCGGGTGATGGCGACGGAAGCGCGCTTCTCGCCGCGCTCGACGCGCTCGCGCCGCTTGAAAACTATAAGCGCGAGACATTGATCGGCTTCAGCGGGCTCGACGGCGAAGATATCGCGGCTATGAAGCTCTGCCGCGGCGAAGTTTCGGTATGCGACGGCGCCGTTACTCTTTCCGGCGAAGGAACGCTCCGCTACTGCAACGCCGTTCGCGGCGGCATTGCGGGCCCCTCCCCCTTCGGCATGGCGACTCCGGACGCCGACGGATTCGTGCTCGCGATAGATTCCGCCGCGGATGCGCGGCTCGATATCGAGATCGGCAGGCGCGGCAGTTCGGACGACTGCGTTTTCACGCTTTCCGACGTTTTCGTTGCCAATGGTGAACGTTACTATTTCTTCCCCTTCGAGCGCTTCGGCGACCTGCCGCTTGACGGCACGCTTAACTATATTTCCCTGACCTTTACCGGAACAAGCGCGGTTTCGTTTTGCGACCTGCACGCCGCTTCCGCCGGAGCCGAGGGTGCCGCGGAATTCGTTTATTCCGAAGAACCGATGACCGCGCAGAACTTCGACCCCGCGAAGTTCTATAAGATCCTCCAGCACGATACGGATCTCGCGCTGACGGTCGTATACGAATTAAGTACGCGAAAACTTGTTTTCGCCGCAAACGCCGGAAACGACGATTCTCAACTCTGGCAGATCGTGCGCGATCCGGCCGTTACCTCGCGTTTCAGACTTGTCAACAAGCTTACCGGGCTTTCGCTGCAGCAGTCCGCCGACGGCAGTCTTTCGCTCACGCTCAGCGTCGCCGATTACACCAACGCGGCGCAGAAATGGTCCTGCACGTATAACAGAACGCGCGGCTTTTCTTTCTATCTGGCCAACATCGGAAAACTGTCATACCTCGGCTCAAAAGCGCGGCTCTCAGGGACCGACACCGCGACGAAGTATTTCGACGTCGTATGCACCGGCGGTGAAGAGTGGACGCAGGTCTGGAGCGATGAATTCAATACGCTCGACCGCAGCGTATGGTACGTCATGAACGCCAAAAACCGCGGCCCGACCGAGCCGATGTTCAACCGCGACAGCCCGAACAACCTCTATATCGAAGACGGCAACCTCGTCATCAAGACTATAAAAGAAGAATACCTCGGCTATCACGCCACGAGCGCCTACCTCTCCACCGAGGAGAAGGTGCAGTTCACCTACGGCAGAATGGAGATGCGGGCGAAGCTTCCGGAGGGGCGCAAGATCTGGCCCGCATTCTGGATGATGGGCGAGGATGAGCGCTGGCCGCGCTGCGGCGAGATCGACGTCGTCGAGATGGTCGGTTCCGGACCGGATGATGATTACCTCGGCGAACGCGGTTCCATCGCCACCTTCCACTATGACAAAAACGGCATTCATATCGAGGAAGGCGGCAACACCGACGGGAATACGCTCAGACACGTCGAAAAGCTCTCCGAAAACTACCATACATACGCGATAGAGTGGGACGAAACACAGGTGCGCTGGTATTTCGACGACACGCTCTATCTGACCGTGAATTCGGATACTCCGGAAAAGATGATAACCCTGCAGGAAAACCCGATGTTCCTGATACTCGACACATCGATAGAAGGTCCCGGGAACAATCAGCTTCCCGAAGGTATGCCGGATGAGGCATATTTCTACATCGACTATATCAGATATTACAAGAGCGGCGTCCGCGCGAAGCCCGCGGATACTATTCCCTACGGATACGAATCGGGCTCGCCCGACTATTACGAAGCCATCTGGTCGCCCGCACATATCGGCGCTTACTGCGCCGCGACCGATCGCCTCGTCTACTGCAACGCCGCCACGGTGGCGGTTATTTACGACGTAACGAGCATGACCCACGTCGCCTCCCGCAATCTCATGACTTCCGGATGGTCTATGTCATGCGCGGTTTCCGCCGACGGCAGCACCGCCGTCTTTGGCAGGGAACGCAAGATAACCGTGTCCAAGACCGACCTGCTGGTGCCCATGACCGAGATGGCGGAGGGGATGTTCCCGACGATAGCGCTTAGCAACGACGGCAGCCGCTGTTATTACGGCGCCGTTCCGAACGAAAGGAGCAACGGCTACTGCGATTATTTCCGCATTTTTGAATGCGAAGACCTCACGGAGATCGCCAACGAATACACGGGCAGTTGGGTCGACTCAATAGCCGTCGCCGCCGATGACACCTACGCCTACGGCTGTTTCGACGGCAAGGTGCGCGTGCGCTCCGCTTCCGACGCCGACCTCGGCGGTTTCACCGCCGAAGGCCGCGTTATCTCGCTCGCCTTCTCTCCCGACTGCAAAACGATCTATGCCGCCGACGGCGCGCTGAAGATATACAAGTATGATATCGCATCAGGCGAAACGAAGCTTCTCGCCGTCTGCGCCGACGAGGTCTACAAGCTCGCCGTTTCGCCCGACGGGAAACGGCTCGCCGCCGCCTGCGGCGACTCCTGCGCCAGAGTTTACGACGTTGAGACCGGACGGCTTGCCGCGCGCCCCTGCCTCGGCAGACTCACCGTCACCGAGGTCGTATATTCCGCCGACGGCAAGCTCCTGCTGCTCGGCTGCACGGACGGCAGGATAGGCGTTTACCGCGCATCCGACGGACTCCCGCTCGCTCTGCTTTATGACGAAGCCGGCGGCGGAACGTGGTATCACACCATAGCGATAAGCCCCGACAACCGTTCCGTTATGGCTATACGCGGTCGGGAGGATTTTTCCTCCGCGGTTGCCGGATGGCGCATCCCCGAGCTGCTTTCTGAATGCTCTGATTCCTCTGTGCTTGCCGCGCTGCCCTATTATGACGAAGCGGTCTACACAGCCGAAAGCTACGCTCCTTACGCCGTAGCGCTCAAAAACGCGCACGCGGTCAGGACGAACAGATACTCCTCGCAGTCCGCTGTCGGCGCCGCGCTCGCGGCTGTCGAAGAAGCCGCCGGCGCG contains:
- a CDS encoding family 16 glycosylhydrolase codes for the protein MRKTTAFIIVIALIFSVLAGTVFFASAAPLDEAMAAAKPELYGLYTPQSAGLLRDAYDRAAAGDGDGSALLAALDALAPLENYKRETLIGFSGLDGEDIAAMKLCRGEVSVCDGAVTLSGEGTLRYCNAVRGGIAGPSPFGMATPDADGFVLAIDSAADARLDIEIGRRGSSDDCVFTLSDVFVANGERYYFFPFERFGDLPLDGTLNYISLTFTGTSAVSFCDLHAASAGAEGAAEFVYSEEPMTAQNFDPAKFYKILQHDTDLALTVVYELSTRKLVFAANAGNDDSQLWQIVRDPAVTSRFRLVNKLTGLSLQQSADGSLSLTLSVADYTNAAQKWSCTYNRTRGFSFYLANIGKLSYLGSKARLSGTDTATKYFDVVCTGGEEWTQVWSDEFNTLDRSVWYVMNAKNRGPTEPMFNRDSPNNLYIEDGNLVIKTIKEEYLGYHATSAYLSTEEKVQFTYGRMEMRAKLPEGRKIWPAFWMMGEDERWPRCGEIDVVEMVGSGPDDDYLGERGSIATFHYDKNGIHIEEGGNTDGNTLRHVEKLSENYHTYAIEWDETQVRWYFDDTLYLTVNSDTPEKMITLQENPMFLILDTSIEGPGNNQLPEGMPDEAYFYIDYIRYYKSGVRAKPADTIPYGYESGSPDYYEAIWSPAHIGAYCAATDRLVYCNAATVAVIYDVTSMTHVASRNLMTSGWSMSCAVSADGSTAVFGRERKITVSKTDLLVPMTEMAEGMFPTIALSNDGSRCYYGAVPNERSNGYCDYFRIFECEDLTEIANEYTGSWVDSIAVAADDTYAYGCFDGKVRVRSASDADLGGFTAEGRVISLAFSPDCKTIYAADGALKIYKYDIASGETKLLAVCADEVYKLAVSPDGKRLAAACGDSCARVYDVETGRLAARPCLGRLTVTEVVYSADGKLLLLGCTDGRIGVYRASDGLPLALLYDEAGGGTWYHTIAISPDNRSVMAIRGREDFSSAVAGWRIPELLSECSDSSVLAALPYYDEAVYTAESYAPYAVALKNAHAVRTNRYSSQSAVGAALAAVEEAAGALVETGADFIKGDLDGDGEITVSDALAALRIAAKLAEETPESILIGDADGDGRITVSDALAILRVAAKLADAL